Within Micromonospora parathelypteridis, the genomic segment AGGCCGACCAGCTCACCGGCCCGGACTTCCAGGTCGACACGGTCGAGGGCGAGGACGTCGCCGTACCGGCGGCTGGCCTGGTCGGCGCGGGCGAGGGTCATGGATGCTCCTTCGACAGGGTGGGGTCGAGCAGGGTGCGGATCGCTTCGGTGTATTCCTCGAACGCCAGCCGGCCTCGCCGGCTCAGCCGGACCAGGGTCGCCGGCGTGCGTCCACGATGGGTCTTGCTGATCTCCACGTAGCCGGCGTCCTCGAGCTTGCGCAGATGTACGGAGAGGTTGCCGGCGGTCATCGCGAGCAGTTCCTGCAACCGGGGGAACGCGATCCGGTCGCCATCGTTGAGCGCGGAGAGGCTGGCGACGACCCGAAGCCGGGCCTGCGCGTGGATGACCGGGTCGAGTTCGCTCACTGGCGGTGTCGCTGTCGCCGTCGGGCGATCGCGCCAGCGACCAGGATCCCGCCGCCGCCGGCCACCGCGATGACCAGCGCGTGCCAGCCCGGCCCGGCGATCACACCGGCCAGGTTGATCACGCTGATCCAGACGCCGAGCCGGAACAGGTCCCGGTCCAGCCAGACCGCTCCCCCGGCCATGTGCAGCGCGCCGGTCAGCCCGACGGCGGTCGCCGACCAGAGCAGCCCCGCCACGTCCTCCGGCAGGTGCTCGGAGATCCGCCCGAGCCCCGCGTAGATGGTTACCGATCCGAGGGCCCAGGTGCACCCGTACCAGCGCCCACGCCGGGCGGAGTCACCGATCACCTGGCCGTAGGCCCGCGTGCTGACGACTGCCTGGATCGCTCCGGCAGCCAGGAGCAGCGCGAAGAGAACGGTCAGCGGCAGCCAGCCCGGCAGCCGGAGCAGCTCCCGGTCGTCGGGGGAGAACCGCAGGAAGTACAGCCCGAAGCCGACCAGCCAGGCGACTCCCCAAGGCCAGTAGAGCAGACGGGCATCGGGTTCGAGCCGGCGTGCCGTGGCTGACCGCTGGTCCTCGATCAGCCGGAGCGCCGCTGCGGCGTCCGTGGGCGGCAGATCGTCGTCGGGGTTCACGCAAAGAACTTTACGCCGCAAAGTCAAAGCTGGGTGCCCCCGACGTCGCGGGCGGGGTAACCGATTGCGGTGGGAAGTGCCTATGGTGGGGAGGCGTCGCGGCTGATCCGTCGCGCAGGACACAGGGGAGGGTCCGTGTCGAGCCCGAGCAATGAGCTGGAGGTTCAGCCGGAGGCGCTGAAGGCGTTCGCCAAGGCGTCCACCGACCGGGCGGCCCGCTTCCGCGAGCTGCACGGATCGTTCGGCGAAGGGCACGTGCCCCGGCACGCGTTCGGGGTGATGCCGGCGTCGTTCAGCCTCGCGGCGTCGTACGCCGAGCAGTTCGAGGCGTGCCTTCAGGGGCTGGCCGACGGCGCTGAGGTGATGGCAGACATCGCCGACGGGCTTAACGACACCGCCGACGCCTATACCGGCACCGACGTGGCCAACACCGACATGTTCGTGCCCGGCCGCCCCGCCGCTCCCGATGTCATCGCACCGGGCCCCTGGTCGCAGGGCCCCTCGACCCCGGGCGGGCAGGTGTCGGCGTGAGCACCGAGGCGTTGCAGCGCAACAAGACCTACTTCGAGCAGATCGTGTCGGGCACGCCCGACCCGTTCAAGCCGCTGTCCAATGCGGTGCTCTGGCCCTTCGAGCAACTGCTCGAACTGGTCGCGGGCGAGCCGGACGACCTGATGCGCGCCGCCCAGCTCTGCCTGACCACCGGCGAGGCGGTGCGCGAGATCGCCGGTGAGCAGGTCCAGCACCGGGCACGTCTGCGCGGCGCCTGGTCGGGCGATGCCGCCGAGAGCTTCCACGCCTCCATGCAGTCGGTGGAGGAGGCGATCGAGGAGTTGGCCAAGGGGCTGGACGGCACCAAGGAGGTGCTGGTCGACGCGGCCAACGCGGCGGTCGACGCGTTCAACCTGCTGGTCGAGTTGATCCTCGAGTTCCTGCTCTGGTTCCTCACCGAGGTGATCATCGCGGCGGTGGCGGCGGCGCTCAGCGCCGGCATCTCGCTCGCGGCGACGGTCGTCCGGGTGCTGGCGCGGCTCGCCACCACCGTCGGCCGGATGGTCAAGATCGTCGCGCGCTTCGCCGAGATCCTGACGAAGCTCGCCACCAAGATGCAGAAGGTCGCCGAGCTGCTGATGAAGTACCGTCGCGCGGTCCTGGAGATCCGCAAGGCGAAGAAGGCGTACCGGGCCTGGAACAAGTCCGGGTGGACGGCCGAGGCCCGGGCGTTCCAGATCGAGAAGTTCAAGACACTCTTCCCGGGCAAGTTCCTGATCAATCACACGTCGCCGGTGAACATCCCCGGCCTCGGCGGGGCACTACTGGACACCGGCGTCGGTCTGCACGACATCTCCGACGGCACCAAGGACCGCAACTACCTCGTGGACGGCACGTACCGCGAGGATCTGGGCCCCTACACCGAGGGCGTGCAGAATGTCTTCGACTCCATCCTGACCTGATAGGGAGCGACATGACCTTTCCCGGTCTGGACCGCATCGAGGCGCTGGCCCGCAACCTGGACGGTTGGCAGCGCGACCTGGCCAGCAAGATGGCCGAGTTGGAACACAGCAGCGCCGAGGGCGTGAGCGACTCCGGCCTGGTCCGGGTCACCGCCGCGGCGGACGGCACGATCGTCTCGACCGACGTCAACGCCCGGGCGATGCGCCTCGACTCGTACACCCTGGCCGAGGAGTTCACCGCCGCCGCCAAGCGTGCCCAGGAGGCAGCCGCCGCCCGGGTACGCGAGCTGGTCGGCGAGGTGATCGCCGAGGCGCCCGGTGCCCGTCGACCGACGGACGACGGCCGCACCGACGACGACCGTTCGGATTGGTACTGAGCCGATGGCGGACATCAGCTACCAGGAACGACTCGGCCAGCTCGTCGAGCCGGGTGAGCGGGTGCTCGCCGTCGCGAAGGCGGAGATCGCCCAGGGCGTCCTTCCGGCAGATCCTCCGGTTGGGGAAAGCCCGGAGGCGTCCGGTGGCGGTCGTGGCGGCGTTGTCTCCGGGGTGCTGCTCAACCTGATCTCGCCGTTGATCTCCTTCTCGGCCGGGGACCGGATCGTCGACCGCATCACCCACGGGGTCGCCGGGCGGGGAGTTCCGGGCTCGGCAGCGTCCACTCTGCGACACTCCCGACGCCCGGTGCCCCCGGTGACCACGCTCTACGACACGATCCTCGCCGTCACCGACCGGCGGTTGCTGGCGTGCGCATCCGGGCCGGTGAAGCTCTGGTCGAGCCAGACCGACGACGCGCGGGCCGTAGCCGAGACCCAGGTGGTCTGGTCAGCACCCCGGGCTGCCGTGGCGGACGCCCGGGTGGGCTGGCACCGACTCAACCCGAAACGGCTCCGGATCGAGTTCACCGACGGATCCTGGTTGGCGTTCACCGTGCCGATCGCCGAGCCCGGCAAGCCGCTGCGCGAGATCGCCTCAGCCCTCACGGGCCGCTAGCCCCGGGGCGGTCAACAGCGGGGCAGGCAGCGGCTCGCGGTGCAGCACCGCCAGTCGGGACACCGCCCGAGTGAGCACCACGTACAGCCGGTGCAGCCCACGCGGCTCGGCGGCGACGATCGCGGCCGGCTCGACCACCACCACATGGTCGTACTCCAGGCCCTTGACCAGCGTCGCGGGCACCACGGTGACCCGCTCCGCGGCCGCCACGTCGTCGGCGGTCGCGGTCGCGACACCGGCGGCGGCCAGCGCCGCGCGCAGCCCGTCGACCGCGTCGTCCGTGACGATCACGCCGACCGAGCCGTCGTGCCCGAGCGCCGCGCGCACCTCGGCCACCGTCGCCGAGGTCAGGTCGCTCACGGTACGCACGTCCAGGCCGCCGTCGTGACGCAGCGATTCGGCCGGCGGTACGTCCACCGCGAGCGCCGGCAACAGCAGGTTCGCGAACGCGACCACCGCGGCGGGCACCCGGAAACCGACCGTCAACGGGACCACCGCGGCGTCCGGCTTGCCCAGGTGGGCGAGGGACTCTCTCCAGTCCGTCGCCGCCCACGGCGCGGTGCCCTGGGCGAGGTCACCGAGGAGGGTGACCGAGCCGTGCTCGCTGCGTCGGGCAATGGCCCGGCACTGCATCGGGGAGAGGTCCTGCGCCTCGTCCACCACCACGTGCCCGAACCCGGAGAGCCGTTCCAGCAGACCGGTCGCCTCGTCGATCAGCACCGCGTCGGCGGCGGTCCAGCGGGTCGCCTTCGCGGTACGAGCCGGCTTCGCCCAGCTGAGCAGCGCCTGCTCGGTGTCGCTGAGCACCCCGTCCGCCGCGGCGGCGAGTCGGCCCGGGTCGGACAGCAGGCCGTGTACCAGCCCTTCCGGGGTGAGCGCCGGCCAGACCGCGTCCAGGAAGTCGATCACCGGCCGGCAGCGGCCCATCCGACGCAGCCAGGCATCGCTGGGCGACTCCGCCCGCCGCGCCTCGGCCTGCCGTTGCAGCAGGCTCACCACCCGCGCCCGGACCCGCTCCCGGCCCGTGCCGTACGGCAGCCCTTCCCGGCGGGTCTCCTCGACGATCCGGTGCAACGGTTCCAGCCCGATCCGCCACCGGAACGAACCGTCCGACACAGTGATCGAGTCTGTCGGCGTACCAATCTGCGCCTGCACCGCGCGCTGCAGCACCTTCGCCATGCGCACGTCGTGCTTGAGCACCGCGACAGCCGATTCCTCGACCGCCCGGACCGGCACCCTGGAGATCAACTCCTCCACGGTGGCCTGTTCCACCTCGACCTCACCGAGCGCCGGCAGCACCGCCGCGATGTACGACATGAACGCCCGGTTCGGCCCGACGATCAGCACGCCCGCCCGCCGCAACCGCTCCCGGTGCAGATAGAGCAGGTACGCGGCCCGGTGCAGACCGACCGCCGTCTTCCCGGTGCCTGGCGCTCCCTGGACACAGATCGACTCGGAAAGGTCGGCCCTGACCAGCTCGTCCTGCTCCGGCTGGATCGTGGCGACGATGTCGCGCATCGGCCCGACACGCGGTCGCTCGATCTCGGCGGCGAGGATCCGACTGGTCGTGCCGAGCTCTTCGCCCCGGTCCAGATGCTCATCCTCGAAGCTGGTCAGCACCCCGTTGCTGAACCCGAACCGTCGCCGGACCGCCACGCCCTGCGGATCCCGCGCGCTGGCCTGGTAGAACGACCGGGAAACCGGTGCCCGCCAGTCCAGCACCAACGGTTCGCCGCGCTCATCGGCGACGTGCCGCCGCCCCACGTGATACCGCCGCCCGTCATGATTCGTGCTGTTCGCGTCCGCGCCGGAGCCCTCGTCGTGGTCCGTGGTGTCGCGGTCCGTGCTGTCGTGGCCCGTGGTGTCCGGGTCCGTGGACTCGGCGAAGTCGAGGCGGCCGAAGAAGAGTGGCGTGGTCGGGTCGTCGGCCAGTTCGGCCACCCGGCGGGCCAGGGTCCGGCCGAGTGTCTCCGCCGCGTACGCGTCGCCGGCCACCTGGTCACCGGTGGCGAAGAGGTCTTCGGCCCGCTCCCGCATCCGTCGCAGCGCCGCCCGCGAAGTTGCCAGGTGTGCGCGTTCGGCCGACAGATCTGTGTCGAGGTGGGTGTCGAGATCAAGTGCGGGCATGCTGACGTCCCATCGTTCACATCTGCTGCGCGCTCGCGTGTCCGGGGGCGGATGGCCGGCCGCCCGGCGCGAAGACGTCCGTTCCGGTGCAGCTCACCTCGGCCGTCAAGCGGCCTGCAACCCTACGCTCTTCCGCGAATCCTCACTACCGAATTACCCAGGCGACCACCTGTCGGAGTCGGCGTGTCGCCGGGCGGGTCGCTGTTGGGTCGGCGTGTCGGTGCTGGGCCGGCCATCAGTGCGGGGCTGGCCTTTCGGTGCTTGCCGGCATCAGGTGCTTGCCGGCATCAGCAGCGCCGGTGGTAGAGGTTGCGCTGCGGTGTGCGCTGCGCGTCGCGCCAACTGGGCGGGAGGAAGTCGGGCCGACCGTCCGGCGTGATGCGAACCGTCCAGTCGCCGCGGTGGACGAGCCGGTGGTGGTAGCCGCAGAGCAGCACGGCATTGCCCAGTGCCGTCGCCCCACCATCGGCCCAGTGTTGGACGTGGTGGCCGTCGCACCATCGGGATGGCCGATCACAGCCAGGAAAGGCGCAACCACCGTCGCGTAGCACCAGCGCGCGCCGCAGCGGTCCGGTGAAGAGCCGGCGCTGGCGCCCCACGTCGAGAACCTGGCTGTCACCGCCCAGCACGGCAGGCAGCACGGCCGCGTCGCAGGCGAGGCGGCGGACCGCGCCCGGCGTGAGCCGCGCCCCGGTCTCCAGGGTGCCTGCGCGTACGCCGTTGAGCAGCTCGTCCAGCGACACGGTCACCACGAGCTGCGGCCGGTCACCGCCGTTGTCGGGCAGCTGACCGGTGCGCAGCGCCAGCCGGCAGACCTCGCCCAGCGCGTCGGCCCGGCGCTGGCCGGGACTGCGATCGTCGTGCTCGCCGGCCGGGGCGCAGAGCGGATCGATCGCCTCACGTAGCAAGCTCGCGGTCTCGGTGTCGAGGTTTCCGCTGAGGCGTACCCGACCGTTCTGCTGCTCGGAGAGCGTGACGTGCCGACGAGCCTCGGCCCGCTCGGTGGCCCGTTCAAGGGCCGCCAGCTCAGCCTGATCGGCCAGGTCCGGTGCGACGTGCGTGAGGACCCGCTCCCCGAGACGGCTCAGAATGGTCGGATCGAAACGATCGGCCCAGGCGATCAGCAGCTCGGTGGCCTTGTCGGTCACCTCGGGGCCGGCCTCGACCGGCAGGGCCGCGATCGTCTCCGCGGCCACTCGACCCTGCTCGACCGTGATGGCACCGCTGAGAAGCGCCTCGCGCACCGCCGGCGGAGCGGCATCGACGGAGGCGGCGAGCTGGACGAGTTGGCGCGCGGAGCGGCCGGTGATCCGGAGTCGTTCCCGCAGCCAGACGGCGGTGGACGAGGCGCCCTGAGCGATCGCCACGCCGCGAGCGTCCAACTCGCGCACCAGACCGAGCTGGACCGTGGCCAGCCGCTGCGCCAGCACGTGCGTCGCGTCGAGGGAGGCCTGCAGCTGGTCGTCACAGAGCGCCCAGAGCGCGGCCTTGGCACAGTCGTCGACGGCACCGCCTGCCTGCGCCAACGCCCTCAACATGAAGACATGTTAGAACGCATGTACGACACTTTTCCCGGGCCTGGAACGACGGTCTGACGCACTCGTTGCGACTGTGTCGGCGCCTCCCGCCTGCCGCCGCCGGGCCCGCGTGGCGAGCGCATCGCCTCGTTGCGTGGACTCGGCGCGGAACGTGGGGGTGGTGGCGGGTCGGGAGACCTGCCGGGATCATGGGTTCATGACCGAGGCTCGCTCCGATGCGCCCCGGATGACGATCAGTGACCCGCAGGTGATGCGGGCGCTGGCCCATCCGGCGCGGATTGCCATCATGGAATACCTGGGTAGCCGCGAGAGCGGTGGGACCGCCACCGAGTGCGCCGAGATTGTCGGGTTGTCGCCGAGCGCGACCAGTTACCACCTGCGGGCGCTGGCGAAGTTCGGCCTGGTCGAGCAGGCGCCGAGCCGGGGCGACGCGCGCGAGCGGGTGTGGCGCGTGGTGAGTGCGAGTTGGATGGTCGACGCGGGGCGCGACGCCGAGCCCACGGCGCGTGCGGCCGAGCAGGCGGTGGTGGAGGCGCACGCCGTCCTGGGGATGGAGCGGATCCGGGACTGGTCGCGGCGCGCCGGGGACGAGCCGGCCGAGTGGTACGACAAGGCGCTGTTCAACGACACGCTGCTGCTGCTCACCGCCGAGGAGTTGGCGGGGCTGAACGAGGCGGTCCTGGCGCTGCTCCGGCCGTACCGCTTGCGGGGGCGTCAGTCTGATCCGCCGTCGGGGGCGCGTACCGTCGCCGTGCACTACCGGACGGTGCCACTGGCGTAACTGAGGCTTGCGCCGACCAGTTGTGAAGGATTATTTTCGAAGTATGTCCTTCACAACTGTCGAGTCGCGCTGGCCGGACGTCTGGCTCGCCGCCACTGCTCGGGGCATCACGATCTGCGGTGACTTCCTCGCCGCCACCGCTCTCGCGCTTGCCCTGCAGGGTGCTGGCGCCGGAGGGCTCGCCGTGTCGGGGCTGCTGCTGGCTGCCACCCTGCCGCTGGTGGTGCTCGCCCCGCTCGCTGGCCGGCTCGCCGACCGGGTGGACAGCCGTACCCTGCTGGTGACCATCGGACTGCTCCAGGCCGCGATCTGCGCGCTCCTCGCCGTCGTCGATCACCCGGTCCTGGTGGTCGGGCTCGTCACCCTGCTGGCCTGCGGGCTCGCGGTGACCCAGCCCTGCCTGGCAGCGCTACTGCCGGCGATGGTCCGCCCGGCCGACCTGCCGCGGGCGAGCGCGATCAGTCAGACCGCTGTCTCGCTCGGCGCGCTCGGCGGCCCGGTGCTGGCGGGCCTGTTGGTGGGGCAGTTCGGCACCCGCGTACCCCTGCTTCTCGATGCCGCGACCTACCTGGCGCTCGTGGTCGCGGGCCTGCTGCTGCGGACCCGGCGGGGCGGTCGGCGGCCCGCCGCCGCACCGCGCGGCCAGGCCACCCCCGACGGCGCGGCCAGCTCGACCGGCGCGGCAAACCCAGGGGGTACGACCAGCGAGTGGCGGCTGCGCCGCGACCCACTGATGCTCGTCATGGTGGTGAGCACCGCCGTGGTGATCGCGGCGATCGGTGGCATCAACGTGATCGAGGTCTTCTTCATCCGGGAGACGCTGGACGGTTCACCAACCACGTACGGCCTGGTCAGTGCTGCGTGGATGGCCGGCATGCTGCCCGGCGCCTGGCTCGCCGCGCGAGTCGCCAACCGGCTCCAGGACGACGGTGCGCTGGTACGTGCGGTACTGGCCACTCTGGGCGTGTGCAGCCTGATGGTGCTGCTCGCCGCGACGGTGCCGGCGGCGGGTCTCCTGGTGCCGCTCTGGCTGGTGGGCGGCGCGGCCAACGGCGGTGAGAACGTCTTCGCCAACCTGCTCACCACTCGTCGCGTCCCGGAGGCGGTTCGCGCTCGGGCGTACGCCAGTTACGGCGCGGCGGTGCAGGGTGGCTCGATGGCCGGCTTTCTGATCGGCGGGTCATTGCTCGCGGCGGTCCAGCCCCGCCCACTGATCGCCGGCGCGGGTGTGGCCGGGCTACTGGTGGTGCTGGTCTTCGTGCCGGTCGTGGCCCGGGCGGTACGACGCCCGCCGTCCGGGACGGATGGGGATTTGGCCACTCCGGGCCGGCCCGCCGAGCCGGGTCCGAGCGCCGGGGATACGGTCGGGTCATGGTTGAGCGCATCGAACGCCCGCGGGTCGGGCACATCCAGTTCCTGAACTGCCTGCCGATCTACTGGGGCCTGATGCGCTCGGGCACCCTGCTCGACGTGGACCTGCACAAGGACTCGCCGGACCGGTTGAGCGCGTCGCTGATCGCCGGCGACCTCGACATCGGCCCGATCACGCTGCTCGAGTACCTGAAGCACGCCGACGAACTGCTCCTGCTGCCGGACCTGGCGGTGGGCAGTGACGGACCGGTGCTCTCGGTCAACATGGTCTCCACCCGACCCCTCGCCGAGTTGGACGGCGCCCGAGTGGCGCTCGGCTCGACCTCGCGGACCGGGGTGATGCTGGCTCAGCTGCTGCTCGCCGAGCAGTACAACGTGCGGCCGGAATACTTCCGCTGCCCACCGGACCTGACGCAGATGCTGCTGGAGGCCGACGCCGGGGTGCTGATCGGGGATGTGGCGCTACGGGCGTACTACGAGGCGCCGCAGCGGGGGCTCATCGTCACCGACCTCGGGCAGGCGTGGCGAGAGTGGACCGGTCTGCCGATGGTCTTCGCCGTCTGGGCGGTTCGTCGAGACTTCGCAGCCGCCCATCCGGGCCTGGTCAAGGAGGTGCACGAAGCGTTCCTGCGCTCCCGGGACCTCTGCCTCGCCGAGCTTGACCAGGTCGCGGAGGCTGCCGCCCGTTGGGAGACGTTCGACGCGGCGACGCTGGCCACGTACTTCCGGACCCTGGACTTTTCTCTCGGTGACCGGCAGGTCGCCGGGCTACGCGAGTGGGCCCGGCGAGCGGCCGCGATCGGCGAGGCCCCGGCGTTGCCGGAAGGCGGCCCGGAGTTCTTCGCCGGCTGACCGACCGGCACCAGCCAGAAGGGCTCAGACACCGGGGCGCAGAAGCGCCTCGGTGATCTTCTGGCAGTTCTTCATGCCGTAGTCGTAGCCCATGTTGATCGGGTACTTGACCATCACGCCCATCGTCCAGGTGTCACCGATGGCCAGGCAGTTGATGTGCATCTCCTGCTCCTGGGTCCGGTCGATCCACCCGTTCTTGATGGCGATCTGCTTCTGCTCGGCGGCCGGGAAGGCCTTGCGAATGCCGAAGTCTCCCGCGCCGCGCACCAGCTTCATCTCGTTGAGCAGCCACTTGGTCCACTTCGGGCCGGCGGCGGTGCCGGTGGCGATGCAGTTGCCGAGGCGGGCGGTGTCCCGGGGGGAGAGCGCCGTCCGGGACCAGCCCTTGTCGGGGGCGACGCTGCTGTCGGTCAACTTGCACATGGAGATCAGCCGCTTGATCGAGGCGTCCCGGCCGACCAGGTTGTAGAACTGCTCGGCTCGGGTGTTGTCGCTGTCCCGGATGATCCGCGTCGCGTCGGCGAGCTTCGCGTCGCTCGGCGTCTGGCCGGCGTCGGCGGTGCGACGCAGGTAGTCGGCGACGATCCAGGACTTGATCATCGAGGCGGTGGTGCTGGTCTCGCCCATGTTCTTGGAACCGATGATCGCCCCGGTCCGGCGGTCCAGCACGCTCCAGGAGTACCAGCCCTCGATGTCCAGGTTGAGGTTCTTCGCCACGAACGGCAGGGGCTCCAGCGACGGGCTGGGGCTCGGCGACGGTGAGTCGGGCTGGCGGGCGCTGCGGTTGGTGGCCCCACTCGTGGACCGGTCGCTGGTGGTCGTGCCGGCGTCGCCCCACTTGGCTGCTGCGGACGACTCGAACGGCGACCCGGGCAGCAGCCGCAGCGACACCAGGACCAACCCGATCAGGATGACCGCGATGGCGACCAGCCGCAGCGGAGAGGTTTCACCGCCGCCGCGCCGGTCGGCCCGACGATTGCCGGCCATCAGAGCTTCCCGACCGGCTGCTGCGGCACCTTGAGCGCGGCGCCCGGCTGCGGGGTGACCAGCTGGGTGGCCACGCTGGCGCAGACCTGCGCGCCGTAGTCCAGCCCGTACTTCTTAGACGGGTAGCGCAGCATCACCGCGAGACTCCACTTGTCAGTGACGGCGAGGCAGTTGACGTGCCAGTTGCCGTCGTAGTTGATCTCCGTCCACCCGTTCTTGATGCTGACCGGGCCCTGAGCGGTGATCGACTTCGGCAGGCCGTCGATGATCCCCCAGCGGCCGCCCCCGGACTCGGTCTTCTGGTCCTTCGCCGCAGTGGTGCCGCGAACCTGACTCATCTCGCTCAGCACCCACTTGGTCCACTTCGGGCCGGCGGCCTTGCCGTCGGCGATGCAGTTCCCGACCCGGACCGCGTCACGGGGAGACATCCGGGTGAAGCTCCACCAGCCCTCGTACTTTGGCACGTTGCCGCGCCTCGTGTCGGTCAGCCCGCAGATCTTGATCGCCCGCTGGATGACCGGCCCGGGCTGCCCGTTCGCCAGCGCCGTGTACGAGCCACCCGCAGCGGCGTAGACCTTGTTGGCCGCGACGTCGTTGCTGTCCCGGATGGCGAGGCTGGCCGACTTCTTCAGCGCTGCGGACGGCTCCTTGTCACCCAGTTGCCGCAGGTAGTCGGAGACGATCCAGGCCTTGATCATCGACTCGGTGGAGCTGGTCGCGGCCATGTTCGGCGACCCGGCGATCTTGCCGGTCTGTCGATCCAGCAGCGCCCAGGAGAAGAATTCGCCGTTGAAGTTCACCGACACCGGTCCGGCCGCCAGCGTGGGCGGTGGCGGTGGCGTGGGTGATGGCGCGGCGACGGTCGAGGCGGCACCGCCTCCGCCTCCGCTGCTGTCGCCGCTGGAGAGGCGGGCGTACGCGGCGGGGACCAGTAGGACGCCGCCGAGCAGGACCGCCGTGATGGCGAGCACCATGGTCACGCGGGATCGCATGAGTGGGTGAGCTCCAGGTGTCAGGGCCGGGGGGACCGGCTTGTTGTCCGGACGGATCGGTCGATCGCCGAGGCCGGGGGACGTGGCCTCTGTCTGGCGGCGGTCAGCTGCAGCCGATCGGTGTGACGGCGGAAAGTCTACGTCCGGTTGGGTGACCCGTCAGGGCCCGACACTAGGCAATCCGCGATAAAGGCGGGATATGCGACCGGTATGCGGTTCTTGCGGGGATTCACCTTTGTTTCGTGGGCTAAGTCACGGCAGAAGTCTGGTGTCCAGGTTGCGCAAAGCGCTCATTCCGTCACTGATGGGATCCTCGGTTTCCTGTTACACGCTCTGGTTTCTTGGGTCGCAAGCTGTAACACTTGTCCCATGTATGGCAA encodes:
- a CDS encoding WXG100 family type VII secretion target, whose product is MSSPSNELEVQPEALKAFAKASTDRAARFRELHGSFGEGHVPRHAFGVMPASFSLAASYAEQFEACLQGLADGAEVMADIADGLNDTADAYTGTDVANTDMFVPGRPAAPDVIAPGPWSQGPSTPGGQVSA
- a CDS encoding HNH endonuclease signature motif containing protein encodes the protein MLRALAQAGGAVDDCAKAALWALCDDQLQASLDATHVLAQRLATVQLGLVRELDARGVAIAQGASSTAVWLRERLRITGRSARQLVQLAASVDAAPPAVREALLSGAITVEQGRVAAETIAALPVEAGPEVTDKATELLIAWADRFDPTILSRLGERVLTHVAPDLADQAELAALERATERAEARRHVTLSEQQNGRVRLSGNLDTETASLLREAIDPLCAPAGEHDDRSPGQRRADALGEVCRLALRTGQLPDNGGDRPQLVVTVSLDELLNGVRAGTLETGARLTPGAVRRLACDAAVLPAVLGGDSQVLDVGRQRRLFTGPLRRALVLRDGGCAFPGCDRPSRWCDGHHVQHWADGGATALGNAVLLCGYHHRLVHRGDWTVRITPDGRPDFLPPSWRDAQRTPQRNLYHRRC
- a CDS encoding MFS transporter produces the protein MSFTTVESRWPDVWLAATARGITICGDFLAATALALALQGAGAGGLAVSGLLLAATLPLVVLAPLAGRLADRVDSRTLLVTIGLLQAAICALLAVVDHPVLVVGLVTLLACGLAVTQPCLAALLPAMVRPADLPRASAISQTAVSLGALGGPVLAGLLVGQFGTRVPLLLDAATYLALVVAGLLLRTRRGGRRPAAAPRGQATPDGAASSTGAANPGGTTSEWRLRRDPLMLVMVVSTAVVIAAIGGINVIEVFFIRETLDGSPTTYGLVSAAWMAGMLPGAWLAARVANRLQDDGALVRAVLATLGVCSLMVLLAATVPAAGLLVPLWLVGGAANGGENVFANLLTTRRVPEAVRARAYASYGAAVQGGSMAGFLIGGSLLAAVQPRPLIAGAGVAGLLVVLVFVPVVARAVRRPPSGTDGDLATPGRPAEPGPSAGDTVGSWLSASNARGSGTSSS
- a CDS encoding HelD family protein; amino-acid sequence: MPALDLDTHLDTDLSAERAHLATSRAALRRMRERAEDLFATGDQVAGDAYAAETLGRTLARRVAELADDPTTPLFFGRLDFAESTDPDTTGHDSTDRDTTDHDEGSGADANSTNHDGRRYHVGRRHVADERGEPLVLDWRAPVSRSFYQASARDPQGVAVRRRFGFSNGVLTSFEDEHLDRGEELGTTSRILAAEIERPRVGPMRDIVATIQPEQDELVRADLSESICVQGAPGTGKTAVGLHRAAYLLYLHRERLRRAGVLIVGPNRAFMSYIAAVLPALGEVEVEQATVEELISRVPVRAVEESAVAVLKHDVRMAKVLQRAVQAQIGTPTDSITVSDGSFRWRIGLEPLHRIVEETRREGLPYGTGRERVRARVVSLLQRQAEARRAESPSDAWLRRMGRCRPVIDFLDAVWPALTPEGLVHGLLSDPGRLAAAADGVLSDTEQALLSWAKPARTAKATRWTAADAVLIDEATGLLERLSGFGHVVVDEAQDLSPMQCRAIARRSEHGSVTLLGDLAQGTAPWAATDWRESLAHLGKPDAAVVPLTVGFRVPAAVVAFANLLLPALAVDVPPAESLRHDGGLDVRTVSDLTSATVAEVRAALGHDGSVGVIVTDDAVDGLRAALAAAGVATATADDVAAAERVTVVPATLVKGLEYDHVVVVEPAAIVAAEPRGLHRLYVVLTRAVSRLAVLHREPLPAPLLTAPGLAAREG
- a CDS encoding ArsR/SmtB family transcription factor, which codes for MTEARSDAPRMTISDPQVMRALAHPARIAIMEYLGSRESGGTATECAEIVGLSPSATSYHLRALAKFGLVEQAPSRGDARERVWRVVSASWMVDAGRDAEPTARAAEQAVVEAHAVLGMERIRDWSRRAGDEPAEWYDKALFNDTLLLLTAEELAGLNEAVLALLRPYRLRGRQSDPPSGARTVAVHYRTVPLA
- a CDS encoding transporter; protein product: MNPDDDLPPTDAAAALRLIEDQRSATARRLEPDARLLYWPWGVAWLVGFGLYFLRFSPDDRELLRLPGWLPLTVLFALLLAAGAIQAVVSTRAYGQVIGDSARRGRWYGCTWALGSVTIYAGLGRISEHLPEDVAGLLWSATAVGLTGALHMAGGAVWLDRDLFRLGVWISVINLAGVIAGPGWHALVIAVAGGGGILVAGAIARRRQRHRQ
- a CDS encoding transcriptional regulator, whose translation is MSELDPVIHAQARLRVVASLSALNDGDRIAFPRLQELLAMTAGNLSVHLRKLEDAGYVEISKTHRGRTPATLVRLSRRGRLAFEEYTEAIRTLLDPTLSKEHP
- a CDS encoding YbaB/EbfC family nucleoid-associated protein; the encoded protein is MTFPGLDRIEALARNLDGWQRDLASKMAELEHSSAEGVSDSGLVRVTAAADGTIVSTDVNARAMRLDSYTLAEEFTAAAKRAQEAAAARVRELVGEVIAEAPGARRPTDDGRTDDDRSDWY
- a CDS encoding WXG100 family type VII secretion target — encoded protein: MSTEALQRNKTYFEQIVSGTPDPFKPLSNAVLWPFEQLLELVAGEPDDLMRAAQLCLTTGEAVREIAGEQVQHRARLRGAWSGDAAESFHASMQSVEEAIEELAKGLDGTKEVLVDAANAAVDAFNLLVELILEFLLWFLTEVIIAAVAAALSAGISLAATVVRVLARLATTVGRMVKIVARFAEILTKLATKMQKVAELLMKYRRAVLEIRKAKKAYRAWNKSGWTAEARAFQIEKFKTLFPGKFLINHTSPVNIPGLGGALLDTGVGLHDISDGTKDRNYLVDGTYREDLGPYTEGVQNVFDSILT